From a region of the Nothobranchius furzeri strain GRZ-AD chromosome 12, NfurGRZ-RIMD1, whole genome shotgun sequence genome:
- the LOC129160675 gene encoding uncharacterized protein, whose amino-acid sequence MAEEAPMVQAHQQEHLGSAPGKTVRLGVQTTANFNSIKELNNRWRSLQQLAEDRSNMLGSAHEVQRFHRDADETKEWIEEKNQALNTDSYGHDLASVQALQREHEGFERDLAALGDKVRFLIGTRTRVVSGDTFFMVLVTPPQPFLISNQRGAFLFKVDGGHNLTPEDCLSFGFLSTSLDTDLYSRIWIFNTRTLSPPSITHLSSHPVPHPPGRPASLHLCSLSCASPGSLPLPPPANTYTHHNAELLLQFQPQTYLCTLSSSL is encoded by the exons atggctgaggaggctcctatggttcaggctcac caacaagaacatctgggttctgctcctggaaag accgtacggttgggcgttcagacgacggctaactttaattccatcaag gagctgaacaaccgctggcgctcgctgcaacagctggctgaagaccggagcaacatgctgggcagcgcccatgaggtgcagcgcttccacag agacgctgatgagaccaaagagtggatcgaggagaagaaccaggccctgaacacagacagctacggccacgacctggccagcgttcaggctctgcagcgtgaacatgaaggctttgagcgtgacctggcagctctgggtgataaggtccgcttcctgatcggtaccaggacccgggttgtctctggagacacgttcttcatggttctggtgactccaccccagccgttcctgatcagcaatcagcggggtgctttcctatttaaggtggatggaggacacaatttgacgccagaagattgcctcagttttg gattcctgtcgacctcattggatactgacctctactccaggatttggatattcaacacacggaccttatcaccaccctccataacccacctctcatctcacccagtgccccatccaccaggacgccccgcttctctccacctctgctccctctcctgcgcttcccccggctctctacctctccctcctccagccaacacatacacccaccaca acgctgagctgttgttgcagttccaaccacagacttatctgtgcaccttaagttcctccttataa
- the rps24 gene encoding LOW QUALITY PROTEIN: small ribosomal subunit protein eS24 (The sequence of the model RefSeq protein was modified relative to this genomic sequence to represent the inferred CDS: inserted 2 bases in 1 codon) has protein sequence MKSSILQHFKSERKCVNFFKCITCIFFFFFYFRQYKYVPFNFQPALIRSPAGPSSXFTSPSEAGVKMNDTVTVRTRKFMTNRLLQRKQMVVDVLHPGKATVPKTEIREKLAKMYKTTPDVVFVFGFRTQFGGGKTTGFAMVYDSLDYAKKNEPKHRLARHGLYEKKKTSRKQRKERKNRMKKVRGIKKASVGAAGKK, from the exons ATGAAATCGAGTATTTTACAGCATTTTAAAAGTGAACGAAAATGCGTCAATTTCTTTAAATGTAttacttgtattttttttttttttttttacttcaggcAGTACAAGTACGTTCCATTTAATTTTCAACCGGCATTAATTCGGTCGCCTGCTGGTCCTTCCTC TTTTACGTCCCCGAGCGAGGCCGGCGTCAAGATG AATGACACAGTAACAGTCAGGACCCGCAAGTTTATGACGAACCGGCTTCTTCAGAGGAAGCAAATG GTCGTCGATGTCCTCCATCCCGGCAAAGCCACTGTTCCCAAGACAGAAATAAGGGAGAAGCTTGCCAAAATGTACAAGACCACCCCTGATGTTGTGTTCGTCTTTGGCTTCAGGACTCAGTTTGGTGGTGGCAAGACAACAGGTTTTGCTATGGTCTACGACTCATTAGACTATGCCAAGAAGAATGAGCCCAAACACAGACTTGCCAGG CATGGTCTGTATGAGAAAAAGAAGACTTCAAGGAAACAACGCAAGGAACGCAAGAACAGGATGAAGAAAGTACGAGGCATCAAGAAGgccagtgttggtgctgctggcaAAAAG TGA
- the eif4ebp2 gene encoding eukaryotic translation initiation factor 4E-binding protein 2, with protein MSTSRQFSESRAIPTRTVLINDTTQLPHDYCTTPGGTLFSTTPGGTRIIYDRKFLLDRRNSPIAQTPPAHLPAIPGVTSQNIPRENKKNEANNHVNHRDGKPTTGDDAQFEMDI; from the exons ATGTCGACCAGTCGTCAGTTTAGCGAGAGCAGGGCCATCCCGACCAGGACGGTGTTGATCAACGACACAACGCAGCTACCTCATGACTACTGTACCACCCCCGGAGGCACTTTATTCTCCACCACTCCTGGAG GAACCCGGATCATCTATGACCGCAAGTTTTTACTGGACAGGCGTAATTCTCCCATTGCTCAGACTCCTCCAGCACATCTGCCTGCCATCCCTGGAGTGACCAGCCAAAATATCCCGAGAGAGAACAAGAAGAACGAAGCCAACAACCACGTCAACCACCGTGACGGCAAGCCCACAACAG GTGACGATGCCCAGTTTGAAATGGATATCTGA